From a region of the Aythya fuligula isolate bAytFul2 chromosome 29, bAytFul2.pri, whole genome shotgun sequence genome:
- the SLC39A5 gene encoding zinc transporter ZIP5 translates to MGPGRVLVGCLWLLALRGGRGEPWPSALPDTDTDTAQESGYYLQQLFRQYGANGTLPFKGLARLLGSLGLGRVQVVQIQHEELGHGHVSHLDLLEVQEEKHRHRHPAWEHGGGGAATGGRPPSPEPPRTEPPPAAEPPGPGGAPGGSGGPVPPRWEQPGLSLLGRVLGLDHSSYDHPHDDCLNVTQLLVNFGLASVSQLTPEQFTLLCPALLYQIDSRVCIQHHDEVTLPPPGGGLWPALGWGLLAVAFVSLPSALAVGFVPLLSRGFFRSLLAFLVALAVGTLCGDALLHLWPHAQGRHQETPGEPWAAAVLQGLAVLGGIYLLFVVELLLGMLRRGREATVRATGAEKGTGLQPRAELRCLTAPDPELEPKPHGPPHGHSHGHSHGPALPPSPRATDLVWMVVLGDGIHNLTDGLAIGASFSHSLSSGLSTALAVLCHELPHELGDLAVLLRAGMAPRTLLLLNLLSALLSCLGAAVGAAVGQSAAHLTPWILTVTAGTFLYVALADMLPEVLRGPGEGTWGHFVLQNAGFLLGSGIMLGIALAEGHVSAWLQP, encoded by the exons atgGGCCCCGGCCGGGTGCTGGTGGGTTGCCTGTGGCTGCTGGCGCtgcgggggggccggggggagcctTGGCCGTCGGCGCTGCCGGACACGGACACGGACACGGCGCAGGAGTCGGGCTACtacctgcagcagctcttcaggcaGTACGGCGCCAACGGCACGCTGCCCTTCAAGGGGCTGGCGcggctgctgggcagcctggggctgggccgCGTGCAGGTGGTGCAGATCCAGCACGAGGAGCTGGGCCACGGCCACGTCAGCCACCTCGACCtgctggaggtgcaggaggagaagcatcGCCACCGACACCCCGCCTGGGAGCACGGCGGCGGCGGTGCCGCAACCGGGGGGCGCCCGCCCAG ccccgagcccccccgcACGGAGCCGCCGCCTgccgccgagccccccggccccgggggtgcccctgggggcagcgggggcccCGTCCCACCCCGGTGGGAGCAGCCCGGCCTCAGCCTGCTGGGGAGGGTGCTGGGCTTGGACCACTCCAGCTACGACCACCCGCACGATGAC TGCCTCAACGTGACCCAGCTGCTGGTGAATTTTGGGCTGGCCTCGGTGTCCCAGCTGACGCCCGAGCAGTTCACGCTGCTCTGCCCGGCCCTGCTCTACCAGATCGACAGCCGCGTCTGCATCCAGCACCACGATGAGGTGACGCTGCCTCCCCCGGGGGGGGGCCTGTGGCCAG cgctgggctgggggctcctggccGTCGCCTTCGTCAGCCTGCCGTCCGCCCTGGCCGTCGGCTTCGTCCCGCTGCTGAGCCGCGGCTTCTTCCGCTCGCTGCTGGCCTTCCTGGTGGCGCTGGCCGTGGGCACGCTCTGCGGGGACGCCCTGCTGCACCTCTGGCCCCAC GCCCAGGGGCGGCACCAGGAGACGCCAGGGGAGCCGTGGGCCGCGGcggtgctgcaggggctggcgGTGCTGGGGGGCATCTACCTGCTCTTCGTGGTGGAGCTCCTCCTGGGGATGCTGCGGCGCGGCCGCGAGGCCACGGTGAGAGCCACGGGGGCCGAGAagggcacggggctgcagcCAC gggctgagctgcgATGCCTGACGGCCCCCGACCCCGAGCTGGAGCCCAAACCCCACGGCCCCCCCCACGGACACTCCCACGGACACTCCCacggccccgcgctgccccccagccccagggccacTGACCTGGTGTGgatggtggtgctgggggacgGCATCCACAACCTGACGGATGGGCTGGCCATCG GTGCTTCCTTCTCCCACAGCCTCTCCAGCGGCCTCAGCACGGCGCTGGCCGTGCTCTGCCACGAGCTGCCCCACGAGCTGG GCgacctggcagtgctgctgcggGCGGGCATGGCACCGCGcaccctcctgctcctcaaCCTGCTCTCggccctgctctcctgcctgggGGCGGCGGTGGGGGCGGCCGTGGGGCAGAGCGCGGCGCACCTCACCCCATGGATCCTCACCGTCACCGCCGGCACCTTCCTCTACGTGGCCCTGGCCGACATG ctccccgagGTGCTGCGGGGTCCTGGCGAGGGCACCTGGGGCCACTTCGTCCTGCAGAACGCGGGGTTCCTGCTGGGCAGCGGCATCATGCTGGGCATCGCCCTGGCCGAGGGCCACGtcagtgcctggctgcagccctga
- the NABP2 gene encoding SOSS complex subunit B1, with protein MSAETFVKDIKPGLKNLNLIFIVLETGRVTKTKDGHEVRTCKVADKTGSINISVWDDVGNLIQPGDIIRLTKGYASVFKGCLTLYTGRGGDLQKIGEFCMVYSEVPNFSEPNPEYVAQQSQSKGAQNESSSPAAAQSSQGPPAAPPAPDSQNGNGLSPGGPAHPPSAPAHPPSGRITRSQPGHPGTASGPVSNGKETRRSGKR; from the exons ATGAGCGCCGAGACGTTCGTGAAGGACATCAAACCGGGGCTGAAGAACCTCAACCTCATCTTCATCGTGCTGGAGACAG GCCGGGTGACGAAGACGAAGGACGGGCACGAGGTGCGGACGTGTAAGGTGGCCGACAAGACCGGCAGCATCAACATCTCGGTGTGGGACGACGTCGGGAACCTCATCCAGCCCGGGGACATCATCCGCCTCACCAAGGG CTACGCCTCGGTGTTCAAGGGCTGCCTGACGCTGTACACGGGGCGCGGCGGCGACCTGCAGAAGATCGGAGA GTTCTGCATGGTGTACTCCGAGGTGCCCAACTTCAGCGAGCCCAACCCCGAGTACGTGGCGCAGCAGTCGCAGAGCAAAGGC GCCCAGAACGAGAGCTCCAGTCCAGCCGCCGCGCAGAGCAGCCAGGGCCCCCCCGCCGCACCCCCAG ccccCGACAGCCAGAACGGGAACGGGCTGAGCCCGGGGGGCCCCGCGCACCCCCCCAGCGCCCCCGCGCACCCCCCCAGCGGCCGCATCACCCGCAGCCAGCCCGGACACCCCGGCACCGCCAGCGGCCCCGTCAGCAACGGCAAAGAGACGCGCAGGAGCGGCAAGAGATAA